The DNA region CTGCCACCTTGGTACCTACGTCGAAGGCCTCCTCTTGTTCGTGAGTCACCCAAACGGCCGTGATGCCGATGTGCTCGAGGGTCCCCGCCAGCTCCTGGCGCGTCCGCTCACGCAGCTCCGGATCGAGATTCGAGAGCGGCTCATCGAGCAGGAGCAAGCGTGGCTCTGGCGCGAGCGCGCGCGCGAGCGCCACCCGCTGCTGCTGGCCGCCCGAGATGGCGTCGATTCTGCGATCGGCGAAACCCGCCAGATCGACCTGTTCCAGAGCCCGCTCGACCGCACCTCGGATGTCGCCTTTCGACCGGCCCCGGGACTCGAGGCCGAACGACACGTTCTCGCCCACGCTCAGATGAGGAAAGAGAGCGTAATGCTGGAACACCAGCCCGAAGTTCCGCTCGGCCGCGGGCAACGCGCCGACCGACTTTCCTGCCACCAGAACCTCGCCCCGATCGACAGTCTCGAAGCCGGCAATCAAACGCAGCAACGTCGTCTTGCCACTGCCGCTCGGCCCGAGCAGAACCAGCGTCTCGCCTTCCTCGACCTCGAGCGAGATCTCCCGCAGGACGACCGTCTCGCCGAAGCTCTTCGCGATGCCCTGGAGCTCCAGAAACGCCATCACACAAGCCTCTGCCATGCCATCGACACGAGGCTCGACAAGGGGTTTCGCAAATG from bacterium includes:
- a CDS encoding ABC transporter ATP-binding protein; translation: MAFLELQGIAKSFGETVVLREISLEVEEGETLVLLGPSGSGKTTLLRLIAGFETVDRGEVLVAGKSVGALPAAERNFGLVFQHYALFPHLSVGENVSFGLESRGRSKGDIRGAVERALEQVDLAGFADRRIDAISGGQQQRVALARALAPEPRLLLLDEPLSNLDPELRERTRQELAGTLEHIGITAVWVTHEQEEAFDVGTKVAVLNHGRLEQIGSPEELYRRPATPFVAGFVGRASVLRGRLVADALVELDASHDSSLRFPVAVDEDAAAIGRRVEVYVRPEAWEQAGREDSGVLDGEVTERRFAGRENLVRVKLDQGSEIEFATEGDLAPGDRLGLRLRSGSIVPTAFPVERDPE